Genomic window (Osmerus eperlanus chromosome 26, fOsmEpe2.1, whole genome shotgun sequence):
GCGGCGgccgcggcggcggcggcggcctcGGGCGGGGTCGGAGCGGACAACTCCGCGGAGCACTCGGACTACAGGGCCAAGCTGTCCCAGATCCGGCAGATCTACCACACTGAGCTGGAGAAGTACGAACAGGTAAGATTCGCCCGCGGAGCGCCTTGTGACccactgaccccccctccccccacacacacacgtaatgtccagctctcctccattaCGATTCCACGATGACCATTTCTTCACGTAAACACCGCATTGACCTAGCACCACACGCTCGGTGTTCGACTCGCATACACGCATTTCTCCAGATTCGCTCTAATCACACACTGtagcaagtgagagagagaaaaaaaatccacttggaAAATGTTGATGAGGTTGACATTAAACGCTGCTTTCGGAATGTATTTGCTCGATTTACGAGACCAAATCTCAAGGTTtaaattcatttccatggaagGCTATGAGTCAAGTAACTCCAGTGAGGCTGACAAGGTCATCCCCTGATACTTTTCTCATCACATGTCAGTTGAAGTGGCTCTCTGCAATTACAGCTTCCATCTACAGATGTTGACTTTCCTTATTTTCTTCCCCATTTGGACTGTTTGTGTTTTCGTGCCCGTGGTGGCCTTCCTGAcagtctcaccctcctctcctccatgtcattCCCCACCCCGCACTAATAAATCCGTTGATTTTACTGCCTAACTTTATGTCTGTTTACTAACCAGAGTACACATAGTCAAACACAGGGGCTATGGAATGAATGCATGCTCTGTTCGATGAAATGCAAATATATTTTGACCGTGTAGCCTTGACTACtgactccaccccctccccctcccccccccaatctcccccccacactccccagTCTCCCAGAGCCAGCcagtgtgttgtgatgtgaGTTTGTAGACAGGGTTGCCATCCTCAGACACATAGTCAGGGACGTAGTGCGGAGAAGGCCAGGTAACTGTTCTGTCATCATATGCTGAcaatgtatatactgtatttaagATGGTATCCCAGTGCGGATGGAGGGAGAATTACACAGGGAGTCATGGCAACGGAATCAAGGTACTTCTCCACTGCAGACGCTACCCTACCATACACTGTTATCCCTAGTCAGATCATAAACAACATGATTATTTTACTTTGGGTAGTTTCTCCAGAGACCCCTGTCCAGGGTGTCTTAAATCACGCcattttgttgttcttttttttgAAACGTGTGTCTGTTTATACAGCTGGGAAGTAACTGAATCCTGAATCAATTCACCTCGTGTTTTCACTTGGTGGCTATCCTTGTCTCCAAATGGAAACCCTATGATTTAAAATCCTAAATTCTCCAAATGTGAACACTTATCGTTCAAACCTCGTAAAGATTCCTAATTTAAGGATCAATATTTGGATGGCAACCCAGTCTTTGAAATTCAGTCGAATAGGAGGAAGAATACGCAAACTCATTTAATTGAACCAGATTACTGTGCAGTTTGGCTGTATGCTTTTCTACATTTCTTTCTAAATCAAAAGATATCAGTCTTTTCAAGTCTGTGTGCTCCCTTTAGCATGCATTGTATGTTGGCCCGATAGATCTAACTCTTCCCCATAAATAGCACGTCACAATCTCTGCAACCGCCTCTTACTTTAACTCAGTATGAATATCATTTAGTCACCTTACACTGTGTTGACTAAATCTGAATGGAACAGACAAGTCTCTCTTACTGTTGCCGTGTGTCCCTGTCACAACTCCTTGCTTCGGTCTCTGTTCACTCGCCTGTGTTCGCTTTGATAACTATTGCTTTTACGTCAATGAAGTCCCTTTGAGGTGAATGACAAAATGACAGAAGGACACACCGGCAGGCAGTGACAGacccatagagagagagagagagagggagagagagagagagagagagagggagagagagagagagagagagagagagagagagggagggagggaaagggagagagagggagagggagagggaggggagggaatgaaagggagagactggagagagggagtgaaagagagggagggttggagaaagaggatagagggggggggtagactgTAATATCGTGGCAGGTTCATGCCTGGTGCCACACAGGAGGATGGGTGTAACATCATGGCACGTTCTTCTCCCGGCGACACCGAAAAGGTGTGCTCGTCAGAAGGGAGCGCCTGTCAAGTCTGCCTCTCCGACAGATGACGCTTGCCATCACAACTTGTGTTTAATATGAAAAATATTGTTATTCCCCCATGGCGCTGAGACAATGCGTGCTCCGGAACGACATTAAGCACAGGCGCCCGACTTTTATACTTTCATTCCGCTCTCTCCTCGGCGTGCGCGGGGGGAAAAAAGGCCTTGATAAATTTAGAAACCGCCGCGTTCGCGTGCCTCCTGTCTGGCGTGCAGAGCTCGCTTGCTTTAATGACGCAAGTGTCGGCCCACCTTGCTCGCCTGTGGACGTGGCCCTACTCACCTCACCGGCACTCGTCTCACCTCTGCTGACCATGTAGATACAGTGGAAAGTGCCGGAAGAATCTCTGTCGTGACGGCTCCCTTcttgtgtgtcttgtgtctctctctctcccccccccctcccccgtggcAGGCGTGCAACGAGTTCACCACGCACGTGATGAACCTGCTGAGGGAGCAGTCGCGCACGCGGCCCATCTCGCCCAAGGAGATCGAGCGCATGGTGGGCATCATCCACCGCAAGTTCTCCTCCATCCAGATGCAGCTGAAGCAGAGCACCTGCGAGGCCGTCATGATCCTGCGCTCGCGCTTCCTGGACGccaggtgcgtgcgtgcgtgcatgtgtgtgtgtgtgtgtgtgttcgttagACGTAAACCATATGTGTGCCCGGGAACCCAGCTGATTAACCACTGTATTTGCTCGCCGTGATGTAGCTACAGACGCTGAAGTTGAGAGGACATGAATTGCTGACACGTTGTCGGAACTCCCAGCATTGTTTTGCAAGCTCGGAGCGTGTTGTTGGACGGTTCGCCCAACACAAACATGACGGCTGATCTTCCCCCAAAATCCACTCATGACCCCGCGTATCCACATTTgggctcgtacacacacacacacacacacacgcatgcacaaacgGGCAACATTGCCGGTCGGCCGCTAACCGTTCTCTCCATGTCGGGTAACGTTAAATGTTTcccctttttatttattttatgtaatcGCTTGTTCCTTTTTTGatgcatgtttcaaatttgcATACATTTCTCCGAGGATAAATCTCACTCTCGGTCAGATTGGAGGCATAACATTTAAATGAGGCTTTTGCTCCCTTACAAAGCCCCCTCCTTGCCAATCCATTCTTTTGCAAATGATTGCGCTGGTGCAGGGGaatggaaggggagagggagaggaagggcttTGACTGGGTGAGAGTGAGGCACATCCATGCACAGTTCCACTGATTAATCTACTGGCTGCCTAAACCCATGCTGTGCACATTTACATATTCTCAAGCAGGCTTTTCAGAGTACGGGGCCAGAGATTTCCAGCACAAATCTCTCCCCGACAGCTGATGCGTGGAAAGGAGAATTTACAAGGGTTCCCTTTGCTAGCTTATGTAAAGCCCTCAGGAGATGCGTGCACATGCGGTGCGCGACCTGAGAGGTGATGGAGATTGAGGGGTCAGTCAGCCCAAGGGCATCGGGACATTTGTTTTCCCTCCCTCGATAAGAAAGCGTAATGTCGTTTACCCGGGGATCCGCTGCGTTTTCGTTTTCCGTTTGTGAATCTTGATAAAGGGATATCATTCTCAAGCAGATTACAGCTGATACGGTTCTGTTATTGTTCTGAGCCTCTCTGTTTGCAGTAATACAAGCTCTTCCCTGGAATGTCTGTGAATGGTTTAGCTTTGACGACGCGTACTTGTTTGGGATTTGCCATACTCTGAATGATTTTTATTGTCCCTAACCGGTGGTGCTTTGGTTTCGTAGACGGAAAAGACGGAATTTCAACAAGCAAGCGACGGAGATCCTGAATGAGTATTTCTACTCCCACCTCAGCAACCCGTACCCCAGCGAGGAGGCTAAGGAGGAGCTGGCCAAGAAGTGCTCCATCACAGTCTCCCAGGTACAGTACAGCGCCCTCTTCCTGCTGGAGGACCGCAGCACATCCACTCACCAGCCAGAAGCGTCAGCGTCAattcaaaataaatacaaaatacatgATTTGAAATGGACTTTTGACCTTAGCGTGTCCTGGCTAGGTTGTGGCATCGATTCGATTACCGCTGCACAGACGATACCAAGATCAACCGAAAATGCGTGTTTGGAATTCATCCTCCTGTAATGGCTTGTTGTCTGAAAGGCTTTCATTAGTTTATGTAAAATGGTTTGAGGATGCAGCATGGTGGAGGAACCTGCTTAGAGGCAGGATGATGTGTTAGATGTCGGTTCTCTCCCTGTATTAAAGGAACATGTTTACCTACTCTGTTGAGAGGAAACTTTGCGGGATTGATTTGGTTCTCATTTTAATGTTGTTTATCATTAGCACTGGGTTTATCCCCGTAGCTTCATCTGGGAGTCCATTAGCCTTAATGGGTGTTAGCGGATGTTGACTGATTGGTCCTAGCATGAGTTCTGATGATAGCTGCAGTCATGGTGACATAATGAGACTGTTATTGGCAATCATTCCATTCTGGCACTAATGTGGATTCACAGCACTGGTCCATGTAGCTCGCTCAACATGGCCTCTCAGTTTGTCTTCAGTGGCGAGGGGCCGTGCCAAAAAACCTAGGAATATCTGTGCGAATTTACCTTGTGCGGAACGAATGGGGTGTCTGAGCGTGTCTTTTTATCGCGCTCGCAGGTTTCCAACTGGTTCGGAAACAAACGAATCCGCTACAAGAAAAACATCGGGAAGTTCCAGGAGGAGGCCAACATGTATGCTGCCAAGACCGCCGTGACCGCCGCCAACGTCTCCTCTCACGGGAGCCAGGCGAACTCGCCCTCCACTCCCAACTCAGCAGGTGAGGCCAAAGCCAGAGCATTGTTTACCCGACACGTCCATGTCGTGCTGGGGTCCCCCTCACCAACGCTAGGCCCTGTGAGACAGCCACGGTCCATTTTCCCCCACTAACTGCTCAGTGGCGTCAGTCCCTGTTATCTGCAACCATGCAGAGATATTGATTTCTCGCTGCTTGGAAGGGGATATTTACGGGAGAAGCCCGTGGCTACAAGATTAGAAACCTGGGCCCCCATACCAAGTTTAGCCATGCTTACTTCCTTTTTCTTTCAATTAAAACACTTTCATGTTTGAACCTAGTGCCTGCTGCTCTGTAACAAATCAGCATGCCATTCATTTATTAACCTCCAGATACATTTTTGGGTCTTAGAAAAGACTGTGCTATTAGCGGTCGGTCAACTGTCGTATCGACGGTACGACCCTCAGCTCACGCCAGCTGTGTTTTGACAGGATACAGTATGGGGCTGTGCCGGCCCGGTCTCTTTCTAACAGCTCCCCGTTCTCTGTCTTCTCCGCTCCGGTTTCCGCGTTCCGGTTCCACCTTCTGGTTCCTTGTTGTCCGCACGGCTCTTAACGGCCTCTAGCAGCCCCTCTAACCCCTCTGCATGCCTGCTCTCCCGGGGCTCAGCCCCCTCCCGGACCagtcctagcccccccccccccccttgctttgctctttgctctttctctctgtgaatcggtgctccctctctcctcttccaggtTCTGCCGGCTCTTTTAACATGTCAAACTCGGGCGACTTGTTCATGAGCGTGCAGTCTCTCAATGGGGACTCGTACCAGGGGGCTCAGGTAGGAGCCAACGTGCAGTCACAGGTAGGGTCCCGGGGGGCAGCGCTGCAGCAGATACCATCAGGGAtagaccctccccccccaccacctccactacCACTTCCCCGTACAGGACTCACACTAACCCCCGCCACTGTGGCCTTTTGTAGAGGCTCACTTCCCCCTTTAGGTTACTATGGGTCTGGGTCTTGGGAAAATGAGGGGAAAGACATTGCACTTTTTAAGCTGGAATTCCACTGACGTGTTCGCCGTAAAAGGGGGTTGTTAGAAAACCGAACACTGCTCAATATGATCACATTGAAAATTCCATCATGTCATTctgcactgttttttttttgttttttttgttttttggggggggggggtgggacgtTATGCATATATGCCTATGTGTCTGACtgggtgtggtgtggtttgCCGTCCctgcgtgctgtgtgtgtgtgtgtgcacagtattGTATTCCTCTcgtctgcctatctgtctccTGCTGTGCTTTTTGGTCTCGGCGGCTCAGTCTGACCTTGCTTTGTTTGTGGTCCTCTGTGTTTCAGGTGGATACCCTTCGCCATGTTATCAGTCAGACAGGCGGATACAGTGACGGACTCACGGCCAACCAGATGTACAGTCCGCAGGGCATCAATGTAAGaaaaagcacaaaaaaaaacaatctcttttttttgggggaggggggttgttgttccttccttcccccaACCAATTATTTCAAAGCCATAGGGCGCAGAATGCCACTTAGTAAGACTTGTCTCAGCTCTGCGGTCACCTAGTTGATTGCTTCTGTATCGGTCTCGCCACGGGCGGCGCACTGCCCGCCCTATGCCGACGTGGAGGCGGGCCGCACGTGCACTCACCGCCGCCGTCTGAGCCTGTCACGTCATATCAGCTCCCACGGTAGCACCTGCAGCAACGCACCGTCGGCCgcgaggggatgggggggggcgcCGCAAAACAGGTGACACCTCCCGCGACGCCTCGCCTCCGACCCACCTGACCCTGATTAGAGGCCCAGGGGCCAGAGGCTGCCatcagaggccctgccaggagaGAGGCCCCGGAGTGGCCCTAAAAATAACACATCGATGCCAGAAGGGAGTGTGGTTCCATCTTTGTTTttcgtattttttttattttccgcCTGTTCTTATTTTGGAAGGagacaagagtgtgtgtgtcttgcgttggtggtggtggggggggggggggagggggctgagagggtgaggagggggggggtggagggggtgtgtgtggcaggggcggggggcgagggaaaggggaggggtaGTTAGCTGCCGGCGGCAAACAGCAGGGAAATTCCCAGCGACAAGCCGTGTCGTAAAGGGGAAAATCGATAAGACAGACACGGGGAGAGCGGAGTGTGGACTCGGGACAGCAATCCGAGCGCATTGCTCGGATCACGTTCCCGCCGCACTAATGGCCCTGACAGCGAGCCGCGGCGAGAGAGGGACGAGGACGGTcaccgccgccccccccccccccctccgccggcCCCCCTCCGCGCCTCAATGGCCACATGATAATGAGACGACACGTCGCCCGGATTCAAAACGCGGACGCGCCGTCCCGACGCCCCTCCTTGCGCTTTGCTTGGGGGGGGGAACCCTGAGAAGCAGGGGGAACTACGACCCCCCCGTTCTCACACCGCGCTTTGACCTCACGCATACGCTTGCCCTGGGTCGCACGCTTCTGCGTTTTGTAACCGCTGTCGTGGGTCGGCTTTTTCTCCACTTGTGCCGTGTATGGCGTATGATAAGAGAAGAAGGAATGGCAAGCTATTGTCCAGTTATATTGAACAGTTTGCTCAAAATATTCTTTGATTTATTCCGCCTCCTGAGGATTATTCTGTGCACTTTGCGCACACAAGAAAAGCAAAAGAGCAAATGTCCTTCTGAAAAAGAAAAGTCTGTGTGCTGAGGATTTATACACCTATAATATTGTCACAGTAGATTTGTTTCTTCTGTTTCATGTACATCATCTCTTTGACGAAACAAAACTGTCACAAATCGAACGTCACCCTTTGTTTTTTGTCCagcccagagacagagagccaagAGACAGTGGACGAGGTTTTGAGTGGTCAGGAAAATCTCCTATCTAGATGATGAAAGACTTCTTGCATGGCCGACGATGTCTGAGCAGATACATAATGCGTTTTGTGGTAGACTAGGGCAGTAATTACAGTTTGGAAATAGACAGAGAGTGTCACCAGTGTCAGACATTCGAAGATTTTTCTCCTTCCATTTTTGATTACAGACTGCCTACTGCCTTAAATAACAGGCTTTGAAATGAAAGGCTGTCGCGGACCATTTCCAGTTTCTGATGGCATGAAATTTACTATTAATATCCCAAAAGCTCTTTCACAAGCCTGTCTCCAGGATTTGAAATGGCTTACGAGTCTCTTGTTGTATTTTGATTCAATCTCCAGTGTCATCATTTGCCTCCATTGAATCCTCTTGTGGTTCTTTTATGAGCCCTTTTATTTGATTTCCACAATTATCATGTATGCCATTTACCGAGACAACTATTCACCCCGGCTCAaccaagagagggaaagactgaTGCGGCGTTTGTTTGCCCAACATTTTCTTCATTAGATGGATTTTAGTCCTCAGAATGTGATGCGATAGAGATGTCCGTGATTGGTAGGATGCCCACTGTGCTCCAACAAGTGCAATTTTTGTGACAGTTTTGTTTGGACATATGAAGACTCATCTGGGAGGGTTAGCTTTGCTTTCCTAATGCAGATTTGGCTTGGGGCTGTGGCGGACTATCCCCTGGGTTGTTGCAGGGGCGTTCATGCATCGAGAGTAGAGTTCCTGCCGGATCCAGCCTTCaggacataaaaaaaaaaaacggtgtcTCAATACTAGCGCATTATACACAGTTGAAAGATGCACAGGGAACTCTTTAGGGGGAATGTTGCATGGCTCCCCAGGACTCagtctgtctttgtgtttctCTCAGGCAAACGGCGGCTGGCAGGACGCCACGACCCCCTCATCAGTGACTTCACCCACGGAAGGACCCGGAAGCGTTCACTCTGACACCTCCAActgatctccccccccccccccatgaccaccaccccccacccccacatgaTCAGCATCACCTCCCCCTAGAGCAGGCACCTCCACCAGGACTGGAGGTGGCACACCGGCCACAGGGCGTTCAGACCTATGGGGTTGGGGGAACAAGGAGGACGCCAGCTCCACCGCCTCCACCTCCACGGATTCACGTCGCCTGTGTCCCGTCTCTACTACCGCCACGCCACAGTCAGCCTGTTGATAGGTCTCCCGTCCGCCGGTCATACAGACTGCCTCTCTGTATTTATCTCATGCTAAAACACGGTTGGCACGAAAACACACGTACAAATGGCCCTTATCTTGTAGACTAAACGCTTTCACTCTACCTCTATTGAAAATAACAAGAGAACAACCGACAACGACAAAGGAAAATCCCATGTTTTCTAAACCTTTGTAATTACTGGTATTTAACATTCGCACCCACTCTGCCCATGTCCTGTCTAATGGCTAATTTTATGCCTTTGTGACAAGTTATCTTTCGTCAACGTCTTGCTTCATCCACCGttttcttgttgttgttgttttttcttttgtcCATAGTGCCAAAGTTCAACCTTGGAGGTGAATTTTTATGATACGACATCATACTTCATACACTGCATTTCTCACGCATTTGCTGTGCTTTGTGAAATAACATTTCATGTTAGTGGTCAATATCGACTTTATCGGCCTCTGCTTTCTTCCGTATTCCTGGCATTCTGTTTCAGACCCTCTTAAGCAGGCAATAAGACGAAAACTGGTATACTGTAGGTTCCTTTATCGTGCACCTACTACATCCAGCGTGTGGTCAACAATACATTAGCAAACATATACGACTTTGTAGGATTCACAGATCAAGTTGGGGGGGTTTGTCAGTGTGGAAAGAATGGCTCCCGGTGGCTCTCGCTCCAGGAATCAGTTCTCCACTCTTGAAATATTGCTTGTTGTGTGCGCAG
Coding sequences:
- the pbx1b gene encoding pre-B-cell leukemia transcription factor 1b isoform X1; the protein is MDEQPRLMHSHAGVGMAGHPGLSQHMQEGTGGTDGDGRKQDIGDILQQIMTITDQSLDEAQARKHALNCHRMKPALFNVLCEIKEKTVLSIRGAQEEEPPDAQLMRLDNMLLAEGVSGPEKGGGSAAAAAAAAASGGVGADNSAEHSDYRAKLSQIRQIYHTELEKYEQACNEFTTHVMNLLREQSRTRPISPKEIERMVGIIHRKFSSIQMQLKQSTCEAVMILRSRFLDARRKRRNFNKQATEILNEYFYSHLSNPYPSEEAKEELAKKCSITVSQVSNWFGNKRIRYKKNIGKFQEEANMYAAKTAVTAANVSSHGSQANSPSTPNSAGSAGSFNMSNSGDLFMSVQSLNGDSYQGAQVGANVQSQVDTLRHVISQTGGYSDGLTANQMYSPQGINANGGWQDATTPSSVTSPTEGPGSVHSDTSN
- the pbx1b gene encoding pre-B-cell leukemia transcription factor 1b isoform X2, yielding MDEQPRLMHSHAGVGMAGHPGLSQHMQEGTGGTDGDGRKQDIGDILQQIMTITDQSLDEAQARKHALNCHRMKPALFNVLCEIKEKTVLSIRGAQEEEPPDAQLMRLDNMLLAEGVSGPEKGGGSAAAAAAAAASGGVGADNSAEHSDYRAKLSQIRQIYHTELEKYEQACNEFTTHVMNLLREQSRTRPISPKEIERMVGIIHRKFSSIQMQLKQSTCEAVMILRSRFLDARRKRRNFNKQATEILNEYFYSHLSNPYPSEEAKEELAKKCSITVSQVSNWFGNKRIRYKKNIGKFQEEANMYAAKTAVTAANVSSHGSQANSPSTPNSAGSAGSFNMSNSGDLFMSVQSLNGDSYQGAQVDTLRHVISQTGGYSDGLTANQMYSPQGINANGGWQDATTPSSVTSPTEGPGSVHSDTSN
- the pbx1b gene encoding pre-B-cell leukemia transcription factor 1b isoform X3 gives rise to the protein MDEQPRLMHSHAGVGMAGHPGLSQHMQEGTGGTDGDGRKQDIGDILQQIMTITDQSLDEAQARKHALNCHRMKPALFNVLCEIKEKTVLSIRGAQEEEPPDAQLMRLDNMLLAEGVSGPEKGGGSAAAAAAAAASGGVGADNSAEHSDYRAKLSQIRQIYHTELEKYEQACNEFTTHVMNLLREQSRTRPISPKEIERMVGIIHRKFSSIQMQLKQSTCEAVMILRSRFLDARRKRRNFNKQATEILNEYFYSHLSNPYPSEEAKEELAKKCSITVSQVSNWFGNKRIRYKKNIGKFQEEANMYAAKTAVTAANVSSHGSQANSPSTPNSAGGYPSPCYQSDRRIQ